GATCAAAATCTTGATCATAAATATGTTCGATTAATTGCGACTTTGAAATCACTTCATCTTGGTGAAGCATTAAATACTCGAATAATTTAAATTCAGAACTGCTTAAGGTGACGGGTTGTTTGTCGAGCGTGACCACCATGGTGCGGGTGTTAAGTTGAATGTGGCCGTTAGTAATAAGTGGGCTGGCTTGCCCTGCTGAGCGGCGAATTAAGGCATTTAACCGAGCAACTAACTCCTCAACTTGAAATGGTTTAGTCAGGTAATCATCTGCGCCTGCATCTAAGCCTTTCACTTTTTCTTGCCAGCCATCTCGGGCGGTTAAGATTAAAATAGGGTAACTAATTTGTTCGGCTCTAAGGGTTTCAATCAAACTGATGCCATCCATTTTAGGCAAACCGACATCAATAATTGCCGCATCATAGGGGGTTTCTTGTGCTTGAAATAAACCATCTTCGCCATCGGATGCGACATCAACACTGTAGTTTGCCTGTTGTAAATGCGCAGCTAGATTAGTTTGCAAGTTCAAATCGTCTTCAACTAACAGTATTCGCATGATTAATTCCTTGATACCGAACCGCTTTGGGCATTTACATTGGCATAAAATACTACGCCATCTGAACTGAGTAATTTCACTCTATAACCCGATGAAGTTGATTGTACCCGCAATACTTTGCCGCCAAATCGGCTTTGGGCAAGGCTTGCGGCTTGTTGTGAGCTGGTTATAACAAGGTTTTGTTGTTTTTTAGACTGTGGGCCGGGGCGAAGTGCTGAACCCTGAGCGCTTAACTGTAGTGCACTTTGAGCAAAGCTGACTGAGCTGATAGATAACAAACTTATCATCAGAAGGCATAGTAGAGTGCTGTTTTTTGAAACCGTTCGGGTCATGGGGGTATCCATTCAACAAGTACCTTGTCAGTGTAAAAGATCCGCCAGATTTTAGAAACTACTGCGATATCTTATTGTTGATTATCTAGTGAGTTAGATGAACACAAACTGAATGCGAAGGCATTATGTGTGTTCAGCTTGGATTCATTTTCATTGGTTTTAAATGTGTTAAGCGTTAAATGAAAAGGAATGATTATGAAGACTTCTAATAGCACA
This Shewanella aestuarii DNA region includes the following protein-coding sequences:
- a CDS encoding response regulator transcription factor, with protein sequence MRILLVEDDLNLQTNLAAHLQQANYSVDVASDGEDGLFQAQETPYDAAIIDVGLPKMDGISLIETLRAEQISYPILILTARDGWQEKVKGLDAGADDYLTKPFQVEELVARLNALIRRSAGQASPLITNGHIQLNTRTMVVTLDKQPVTLSSSEFKLFEYLMLHQDEVISKSQLIEHIYDQDFDLDSNVIEVFIRRLRKKLDADNQYQLIETLRGQGYRLRQIQAED
- a CDS encoding PepSY domain-containing protein is translated as MTRTVSKNSTLLCLLMISLLSISSVSFAQSALQLSAQGSALRPGPQSKKQQNLVITSSQQAASLAQSRFGGKVLRVQSTSSGYRVKLLSSDGVVFYANVNAQSGSVSRN